In Nocardia asteroides, the following proteins share a genomic window:
- a CDS encoding LLM class flavin-dependent oxidoreductase yields MRAGIADPSLRSRGIPDFTQRNARVLAAMTGADSLWTVDHLIGLFPASIWRPAHLGGARVVPHADAYFEPWTMLGYAAAKNRWRGLRLGVGVTDTGRRHPAVTAQAAATLHLLTRGRAILGIGPGERENNAPYGVDWQRPVARFEEAIATIRALWDSHGEPISRDSEFFPLRDAVFALPPYRGTRPELWMGAHGPRMLRITGRYADAWMPAFTTTPADYRAKLDTIRGVAADAGRDPASVRAAAWLFVVTARTPAIVEEILDSAAVRAYALTASAQTWAKHGVEHPMGPAFTGAQDILPQTIDEATALAHGRRAPLGLLRDYLLAGTPAEVLDQLAERRDHGLSYPVLVDLGGCHPRLSTGMRTSASFAAVVRGVRKL; encoded by the coding sequence ATGCGGGCCGGGATCGCCGACCCGAGCCTGCGCAGCCGGGGGATACCGGACTTCACGCAGCGCAACGCGCGCGTCCTCGCGGCCATGACCGGCGCCGATTCACTGTGGACCGTCGACCATCTGATCGGCCTGTTCCCGGCCTCGATCTGGCGGCCCGCGCACCTCGGCGGGGCCAGGGTCGTTCCGCATGCCGACGCCTATTTCGAACCGTGGACGATGCTCGGCTACGCCGCGGCCAAGAACCGATGGCGCGGGCTCCGCTTGGGCGTGGGTGTCACCGACACCGGCCGCAGGCATCCGGCGGTCACCGCGCAGGCCGCCGCGACCCTGCACCTGCTCACCCGGGGGCGCGCGATTCTCGGGATCGGGCCGGGCGAACGGGAGAACAACGCGCCCTACGGTGTCGACTGGCAGCGCCCGGTGGCGCGATTCGAAGAGGCGATCGCGACGATCCGGGCACTGTGGGATTCGCACGGCGAGCCGATCTCCCGCGATTCGGAGTTCTTCCCGCTGCGGGACGCGGTGTTCGCGCTGCCGCCGTATCGAGGAACCCGGCCGGAGCTGTGGATGGGCGCGCACGGCCCGCGGATGCTGCGGATCACCGGCCGCTACGCCGACGCGTGGATGCCCGCCTTCACGACCACCCCGGCCGACTACCGCGCCAAACTCGACACCATCCGAGGCGTCGCCGCCGACGCCGGGCGCGACCCGGCGTCGGTACGCGCGGCCGCCTGGCTGTTCGTGGTCACCGCCCGCACGCCCGCGATCGTCGAGGAGATCCTCGACTCGGCGGCGGTTCGCGCCTACGCCCTGACGGCCTCGGCGCAGACCTGGGCGAAGCACGGCGTCGAGCATCCGATGGGGCCGGCGTTCACGGGCGCGCAGGACATCCTGCCGCAGACCATCGACGAGGCCACCGCGCTGGCCCACGGGCGACGCGCGCCCCTTGGCCTGCTGCGCGACTACCTCCTGGCGGGTACTCCCGCCGAGGTGCTCGACCAGCTCGCCGAGCGCCGCGACCACGGCCTCAGCTATCCGGTGCTGGTCGATCTCGGCGGTTGCCATCCCCGGCTGAGCACGGGGATGCGCACGTCGGCTTCCTTCGCGGCGGTGGTGCGCGGCGTGCGCAAGCTGTGA
- a CDS encoding ATP-binding protein: MFSRIAIVNRGEAAMRLIHAVRDLAAATGLPIETVALYTDVDRNATFVRAADIAYDLGPASARPYLDLKVLEQALVATKADAAWVGWGFVAEDPAFAELCEHIGVTFIGPSADAMRKLGDKIGAKLLAEEVGVPVAPWSRGAVDTVEDAITAATEIGYPLMLKATAGGGGRGIRVITNEAELVDAYERTRQEAARAFGSGVVFLERLVTGARHVEVQVIADGQGTAWALGVRDCSVQRRNQKVIEESASPVLSAEQTADLKASAERLAVAVGYCGAATVEFLYHPGEQLFAFLEVNTRLQVEHPITETTTGFDLVHAQLSVASGHKLTGEPPVERGHAIEARLNAEDPDRDFAPAAGRIVRLDLPAGPGIRVDTGVSEGDTIPADFDSMIAKIIAYGRDRNEALGRLRRAMAQTRVVIEGGATNKSFVLDLLDQPEVIDASADTGWIDRVRGEGRLVTHQHSAVALAAAAIDAYEEDERAEQYRLLSTASGGRPQVQHESGRPLDLKLRGASYRVRVARIGAHRFRVGIEAAGELTTADVDLERFDSHTGQLVVNGIRYRLITGTHGPTHLVDVDGVTHRISRDEGGVVRSPAPALVVGTPLEVGAEVEAGAAVLVLESMKMETVLRAPFRARLKECSVSVGTQVETGAPLLRLEPIAEDDDAAETETASTVELDLPGAPAGLQPHQRLERGLQDLRSLLLGFDVDPHDDRRVLDDYLAARRDSVAADHRPLAEELELIQVFADLAELSHNRPADDEPGQGHVHSAREYFHTYLQSLDVERAGLPESYQAKLSQALGHYGVTELDRTPELEAAVFRVFLAQQRPADTVEVVTTLLREWLREPMPDQVLREPVGLALERLVAATQVRFPVIADLTRGLVYGWYGQPLLRRNRARVYTNVRKHLTYLDANPAAADRADRVADMVRSTEPLVRLLGQRLDRGKPDHSVLLEVLTRRYYGNKGLTGVHTEQVGGTSFVVAERDGASLVSAAVSFDQLDTVLRGLAELAAGAVSIDADIYLGWEAQPEDSDAMAAALQEVLGGLVLPQQVHRITATVAGSNGAVMHHHFTFRPSATGMAEERLIRGLHPYIAQRMQMERLHKFDLTRLPSSDDEVYLFRCVAKGNPSDDRLIAFAQVRDLAALRDQDGRLVALPTAESAIATCVDSIRRAQSRRPSAKRLNTNRIVMYIWPPMDVTSEELATIGGHVLPTAAGAGLEEILLIARQRDQRTGELTKVGVRIAFGATGGSDVTVGELTDEPVEPLDEYRQKVLRAAGRNTVYPYELTGMLGDFAEYDLDAEHTLVPVDRPKGRNTAAIVAGVVSTPTAQYPEGVTRVLLLGDPTKSLGALSEPECRRVIAALDLAQRLQVPLEWYALSSGARISMESGTENMDWVAAALKRIVEFTQDGGEINIVVAGINVGAQPYWNAEATMLMHTKGVLVMTPESAMVLTGKQSLDFSGGVSAEDNFGIGGYDRVMGPNGQAQYWAPNLPAARDVLMAHYDHTYVAPGEQAPRRSRTVDPVDRDISSFPHVLADSTFATVGEIFSASANPDRKKPFDIRTVMRALADQDHPVLERWAGMADAETAVVQDAHLGGIPVCLLGIESRSVPRRGFPATDGPDTYTAGTLFPRSSKKAARAINAASGNRPLVVLANLSGFDGSPESMRKLQLEYGAEIGRAIVNFEGPIVFTVISRYHGGAFVVFSKALNPNMTVLALEGSFASVLGGAPAAAVVFAGEVNSRTAADPRVRDLETQAANAVGTDRATLTAELDEVRSSVRAEKLGDVAAEFDRVHNIQRAVEVGSVDAIVSVTDLRPRIISAIETGLTT; the protein is encoded by the coding sequence GTGTTCAGCCGCATCGCCATCGTCAACAGGGGAGAGGCCGCCATGCGGCTCATCCACGCCGTTCGTGATCTGGCAGCCGCGACCGGGCTACCGATCGAGACGGTCGCCCTGTACACCGATGTCGACCGAAACGCCACGTTCGTGCGGGCGGCCGATATCGCCTACGACCTCGGTCCGGCATCGGCGCGCCCCTACCTCGACCTGAAGGTGCTCGAGCAGGCTCTGGTCGCGACCAAGGCCGACGCGGCCTGGGTCGGCTGGGGCTTCGTCGCCGAGGACCCCGCGTTCGCCGAACTGTGCGAGCACATCGGTGTCACCTTCATCGGCCCGAGCGCCGACGCCATGCGCAAGCTCGGCGACAAGATCGGCGCCAAGCTGCTCGCCGAGGAAGTCGGCGTGCCCGTCGCGCCGTGGAGCCGCGGCGCGGTCGACACCGTCGAGGACGCCATCACCGCCGCGACCGAGATCGGCTACCCGCTGATGCTCAAGGCGACCGCCGGTGGCGGCGGCCGCGGTATCCGCGTGATCACCAACGAGGCCGAACTGGTCGACGCCTACGAGCGCACCCGCCAGGAAGCCGCCCGCGCCTTCGGCAGCGGCGTCGTGTTCCTGGAGCGCCTGGTCACCGGCGCCCGGCACGTCGAAGTGCAGGTCATCGCCGACGGCCAGGGCACCGCGTGGGCGCTGGGCGTGCGCGACTGCTCGGTGCAGCGCCGCAACCAGAAGGTCATCGAGGAGTCGGCCTCGCCGGTGCTCAGCGCCGAGCAGACCGCCGACCTGAAGGCCTCGGCCGAGCGGCTCGCGGTGGCGGTCGGCTACTGTGGCGCGGCCACGGTCGAGTTCCTGTACCACCCGGGCGAGCAGCTGTTCGCCTTCCTCGAGGTGAACACCCGGCTGCAGGTGGAGCACCCGATCACCGAGACCACCACCGGTTTCGACCTCGTGCACGCGCAGCTGTCGGTGGCCTCCGGGCACAAGCTCACCGGTGAGCCGCCGGTCGAGCGCGGCCACGCCATCGAGGCCCGGCTCAACGCCGAGGACCCCGACCGCGACTTCGCGCCCGCCGCCGGCCGCATCGTGCGCCTCGACCTGCCCGCGGGCCCCGGCATCCGCGTGGACACCGGCGTCAGCGAGGGCGACACCATCCCCGCCGACTTCGACTCGATGATCGCCAAGATCATCGCCTACGGCCGTGACCGCAACGAGGCGCTGGGCCGCCTGCGCCGGGCCATGGCGCAGACCCGCGTCGTGATCGAGGGCGGCGCCACCAACAAGAGCTTCGTGCTCGACCTGCTCGACCAGCCCGAGGTCATCGACGCCAGCGCCGACACCGGCTGGATCGACCGGGTGCGCGGCGAAGGCCGCCTGGTCACCCACCAGCACTCCGCCGTCGCGCTCGCCGCGGCCGCGATCGACGCCTACGAAGAGGACGAGCGCGCCGAGCAGTACCGGCTGCTGTCCACCGCCTCCGGCGGCCGCCCGCAGGTGCAGCACGAGAGCGGGCGACCGCTCGACCTCAAGCTGCGCGGCGCGAGCTACCGCGTCCGGGTGGCTCGCATCGGCGCGCACCGGTTCCGCGTCGGCATCGAGGCCGCGGGTGAGCTGACCACCGCCGACGTCGACCTCGAGCGGTTCGACAGCCACACCGGCCAGCTCGTCGTCAACGGCATCAGGTACCGGCTGATCACCGGCACCCACGGCCCCACCCACCTCGTCGACGTCGACGGCGTGACCCACCGGATCAGCCGCGACGAGGGCGGCGTCGTCCGTTCGCCCGCGCCCGCGCTGGTGGTCGGCACCCCGCTCGAGGTCGGTGCCGAGGTCGAGGCCGGTGCCGCGGTGCTGGTGCTGGAGTCGATGAAGATGGAGACGGTGCTGCGCGCGCCGTTCCGCGCCCGGCTCAAGGAATGCTCGGTCTCGGTCGGCACCCAGGTCGAGACCGGCGCGCCGCTGCTGCGCCTGGAACCGATCGCCGAGGACGACGACGCGGCCGAGACCGAGACCGCGAGCACCGTCGAACTGGACCTGCCCGGCGCGCCCGCCGGCCTGCAGCCGCACCAGCGGCTCGAGCGTGGCCTGCAGGATCTGCGCAGCCTGCTGCTCGGCTTCGACGTCGACCCGCACGACGACCGACGCGTCCTCGACGACTACCTCGCGGCCCGCCGCGACTCGGTCGCCGCCGACCACCGGCCGCTGGCCGAGGAACTGGAACTGATCCAGGTCTTCGCCGACCTCGCCGAGCTGAGCCACAACCGCCCGGCCGACGACGAGCCCGGCCAGGGCCACGTGCACAGCGCCCGCGAGTACTTCCACACCTACCTGCAGAGCCTGGACGTGGAGCGGGCCGGACTGCCGGAGTCCTACCAGGCCAAGCTGTCCCAGGCGCTGGGCCACTACGGCGTCACCGAGCTGGACCGCACGCCGGAACTGGAAGCCGCGGTCTTCCGCGTCTTCCTCGCCCAGCAGCGCCCGGCCGACACCGTCGAGGTCGTCACCACGCTGCTGCGCGAATGGCTGCGCGAGCCGATGCCCGACCAGGTGCTGCGCGAGCCCGTCGGCTTGGCGCTGGAGCGTCTGGTCGCGGCCACCCAGGTGCGTTTCCCGGTCATCGCCGACCTCACTCGCGGCCTGGTCTACGGCTGGTACGGCCAGCCGCTGCTGCGCCGCAACCGCGCCCGCGTCTACACCAACGTCCGCAAGCACCTCACCTACCTGGACGCGAACCCGGCCGCCGCCGACCGCGCCGACCGCGTCGCCGACATGGTGCGCAGCACCGAACCGCTGGTGCGGCTGCTCGGACAGCGGCTCGACCGCGGCAAGCCCGACCACTCGGTCCTGCTCGAGGTCCTGACCCGCCGCTACTACGGCAACAAGGGCCTCACCGGCGTGCACACCGAGCAGGTCGGCGGCACCAGCTTCGTGGTCGCCGAGCGCGACGGCGCCAGCCTGGTCTCGGCCGCGGTGAGTTTCGACCAGCTCGACACCGTGCTGCGCGGCCTCGCCGAACTGGCGGCGGGCGCCGTCTCGATCGACGCCGACATCTATCTCGGCTGGGAAGCCCAGCCGGAGGACTCCGACGCCATGGCCGCGGCGCTGCAGGAGGTCCTGGGCGGGCTGGTGCTGCCCCAGCAGGTGCACCGGATCACGGCCACCGTGGCGGGCAGCAACGGCGCGGTCATGCACCACCACTTCACCTTCCGCCCGTCGGCCACCGGCATGGCCGAGGAGCGGCTGATCCGCGGCCTGCACCCCTACATCGCGCAGCGGATGCAGATGGAGCGGCTGCACAAGTTCGACCTCACCCGCCTGCCGTCCTCGGACGACGAGGTCTACCTGTTCCGCTGCGTCGCCAAGGGCAACCCCTCCGACGACCGCCTCATCGCCTTCGCCCAGGTCCGCGACCTGGCGGCACTGCGCGATCAGGACGGCAGGCTCGTCGCGCTGCCCACCGCGGAGAGCGCCATCGCCACCTGCGTCGACTCGATCCGCCGGGCCCAGTCGCGGCGCCCGTCGGCCAAGCGGCTCAACACCAACCGCATCGTGATGTACATCTGGCCGCCGATGGATGTCACCAGCGAGGAACTCGCCACCATCGGCGGGCACGTGCTGCCCACCGCGGCCGGCGCCGGGCTGGAGGAGATCCTGCTCATCGCGCGGCAGCGTGACCAGCGCACCGGGGAACTCACCAAGGTGGGCGTCCGGATCGCCTTCGGCGCCACCGGCGGCTCCGACGTGACCGTCGGCGAGCTCACCGACGAGCCGGTCGAGCCGCTCGACGAGTACCGGCAGAAGGTGCTGCGCGCCGCGGGCCGCAACACCGTCTACCCGTACGAGCTCACCGGCATGCTGGGCGATTTCGCCGAGTACGACCTCGACGCCGAGCACACCCTGGTCCCGGTCGACCGGCCCAAGGGCCGCAACACCGCGGCCATCGTGGCCGGTGTGGTGTCCACCCCCACCGCGCAGTATCCCGAGGGTGTCACCCGCGTGCTGCTGCTCGGCGACCCGACCAAGTCGCTGGGCGCGCTGTCGGAGCCGGAGTGCCGTCGCGTGATCGCCGCGCTCGACCTGGCCCAGCGCCTGCAGGTGCCGCTGGAGTGGTACGCGCTGTCCTCGGGCGCGCGGATCTCGATGGAGTCGGGCACCGAGAACATGGACTGGGTGGCGGCCGCGCTCAAGCGGATCGTCGAATTCACCCAGGACGGCGGCGAGATCAACATCGTCGTGGCTGGCATCAACGTCGGCGCCCAGCCGTACTGGAACGCCGAGGCCACCATGCTCATGCACACCAAGGGCGTGCTGGTGATGACCCCGGAGTCGGCGATGGTGCTCACCGGCAAGCAGTCGCTGGACTTCTCCGGCGGCGTGTCGGCCGAGGACAACTTCGGCATCGGCGGCTACGACCGCGTGATGGGCCCCAACGGCCAGGCGCAGTACTGGGCGCCGAACCTGCCCGCCGCGCGCGACGTGCTGATGGCGCACTACGACCACACCTACGTCGCCCCCGGCGAACAGGCGCCGCGCCGGTCGCGGACCGTCGACCCGGTCGACCGCGACATCTCCTCGTTCCCGCATGTGCTGGCCGACAGCACCTTCGCCACCGTCGGGGAGATCTTCTCCGCGTCGGCGAACCCGGATCGCAAGAAGCCCTTCGACATCCGCACGGTGATGCGGGCGCTGGCCGACCAGGACCACCCGGTGCTGGAGCGCTGGGCGGGCATGGCCGACGCCGAGACCGCGGTCGTGCAGGACGCGCACCTGGGCGGCATCCCGGTGTGCCTGCTCGGCATCGAGTCGCGCAGTGTGCCGCGTCGGGGCTTCCCGGCCACCGACGGTCCCGACACCTACACCGCGGGCACCTTGTTCCCGCGGTCGTCGAAGAAGGCGGCGCGGGCCATCAACGCGGCCAGCGGCAACCGTCCGCTGGTGGTGCTGGCGAACCTGTCCGGGTTCGACGGTTCGCCGGAGTCGATGCGCAAGCTGCAGCTCGAGTACGGCGCCGAGATCGGCCGTGCCATCGTCAACTTCGAGGGCCCGATCGTGTTCACCGTGATCTCGCGGTACCACGGCGGCGCGTTCGTGGTGTTCTCGAAGGCGCTGAACCCGAACATGACCGTGCTCGCGCTCGAGGGCTCGTTCGCCTCGGTGCTCGGTGGCGCGCCCGCCGCCGCGGTGGTCTTCGCCGGCGAGGTCAACTCCCGGACCGCGGCCGACCCGCGCGTGCGTGACCTGGAGACCCAGGCCGCGAACGCGGTCGGCACCGACCGCGCGACCCTCACCGCTGAACTCGACGAGGTCCGTTCGTCGGTGCGCGCGGAGAAGCTGGGCGATGTGGCCGCGGAGTTCGACCGCGTGCACAACATCCAGCGCGCCGTCGAGGTCGGTTCGGTGGACGCCATCGTCAGCGTCACCGACCTGCGCCCGCGCATCATCTCGGCCATCGAGACGGGCCTGACCACGTAG
- a CDS encoding metallophosphoesterase family protein yields the protein MRIAAVGDVHLSADCRGRLRPQLADLAEHADVLLLAGDLTRVGTMDEAKTVAAEFGELDVPVVAVLGNHDYHSDQAEKMTELLTEHGITVLEGSAVAFTIGDRTLGIAGTKGFGGGFAGKCASAFGEPQMREFAEHSVELADRLRTALSELRTDVTVALTHYSPVSDTLHGEPPEIYPFLGSYLLGEAIDACGADLAIHGHAHAGTERGTTPGGIRVRNVAQPVIGTEYAVYDLAPRDLVFPGAATG from the coding sequence ATGCGGATCGCCGCCGTCGGAGACGTGCATCTGAGCGCCGACTGCCGGGGCAGGCTGCGCCCGCAGCTCGCCGATCTGGCCGAGCACGCGGACGTACTGCTGCTGGCCGGTGACCTCACCCGCGTCGGCACCATGGACGAGGCCAAGACCGTCGCCGCGGAATTCGGCGAGCTGGACGTCCCGGTCGTCGCCGTGCTCGGCAACCACGACTATCACAGCGACCAGGCCGAGAAGATGACCGAGCTGCTCACCGAACACGGCATCACCGTGCTGGAAGGCTCGGCCGTCGCCTTCACCATCGGCGACCGGACCCTGGGCATCGCCGGCACCAAGGGCTTCGGCGGCGGCTTCGCCGGCAAGTGCGCGAGCGCCTTCGGCGAACCGCAGATGCGCGAGTTCGCCGAGCACTCCGTCGAGCTGGCCGACCGGTTGCGGACGGCGCTGAGCGAACTGCGCACCGACGTGACGGTCGCGCTGACGCACTACTCGCCGGTGTCGGACACCCTGCACGGCGAGCCACCCGAGATCTATCCGTTCCTCGGGTCCTACCTGCTGGGCGAGGCGATCGACGCGTGCGGCGCCGACCTGGCGATCCACGGGCACGCGCACGCGGGCACCGAACGCGGCACCACCCCGGGCGGGATCCGGGTGCGCAATGTGGCGCAGCCGGTGATCGGCACGGAGTACGCCGTCTACGATCTCGCGCCGCGGGACCTGGTGTTTCCGGGTGCCGCGACCGGGTAA
- a CDS encoding nucleotidyltransferase family protein, whose translation MSAGIDQLLHTLTLVVNTLHDKGVRFAVGGGCAVWARGGPESDHDVDVFVRPEDAAAARTALVGAGLRAADPVENWLTKAYHGDILVDIIFRTNHRTVDDALLARAEVMRVGPAVAPVLTGTDLMVDKLMVLDAHRLDLTALLAAARALREQVDWAQVRRECAGSPYARAFLSLVADLGIHEPLAAAVPAPHEPPQYLVANLRRAFAEDPRTATMGVHVTLRGEVLVLTGEVGDEQSREALETVLRERVGSLRVHNDVRVNRPGAPTTPEVLR comes from the coding sequence ATGAGCGCCGGCATCGACCAGCTGCTGCACACCCTGACGTTGGTGGTCAACACCTTGCACGACAAGGGGGTCCGGTTCGCGGTGGGTGGTGGTTGCGCGGTCTGGGCCCGCGGCGGGCCCGAGTCCGATCACGACGTCGACGTCTTCGTGCGCCCGGAGGACGCGGCGGCGGCCAGGACGGCACTGGTGGGCGCCGGGCTCCGGGCCGCCGACCCGGTGGAGAACTGGCTGACCAAGGCCTACCACGGCGACATCCTCGTCGACATCATCTTCCGCACCAACCACCGCACCGTCGACGACGCCCTGCTGGCGCGCGCCGAGGTGATGCGCGTCGGCCCGGCGGTCGCGCCGGTCCTGACCGGCACCGACCTGATGGTCGACAAGCTGATGGTGCTCGACGCGCATCGCCTCGACCTCACCGCGCTGCTGGCCGCGGCCAGAGCGCTGCGCGAGCAGGTCGACTGGGCGCAGGTGCGCCGCGAGTGCGCCGGATCCCCGTACGCCCGGGCGTTCCTGAGCCTGGTCGCCGACCTCGGCATCCACGAACCGCTCGCCGCGGCCGTGCCCGCGCCGCACGAACCGCCGCAATATCTCGTCGCGAATCTGCGCCGCGCGTTCGCCGAGGATCCGCGCACCGCGACGATGGGCGTGCACGTGACCCTGCGCGGCGAGGTGCTGGTGCTGACCGGCGAGGTCGGCGACGAACAGAGCAGGGAGGCGCTGGAAACGGTGCTGCGGGAACGGGTCGGGTCGCTGCGGGTGCACAACGACGTCCGGGTCAACCGGCCGGGCGCGCCCACGACCCCGGAAGTGCTGAGGTGA
- a CDS encoding low affinity iron permease family protein encodes MAGRTTHGATMPSDITSRISLFDRFATAASAFASKAWFFAACLAMVLLWAPSVFLFPSVDTWQLVINTATTIVTFLLVALLQNTQARSDEALQQKLNAIAEGLHGLMTKLAADYPGLDDERTELADAVGLEDREGSG; translated from the coding sequence ATGGCCGGTCGCACTACGCACGGCGCGACGATGCCGTCCGACATCACGAGCCGGATCTCCCTGTTCGACCGCTTCGCCACGGCGGCCAGCGCCTTCGCGTCCAAGGCGTGGTTCTTCGCCGCCTGCCTGGCCATGGTGCTGCTGTGGGCGCCGTCGGTGTTCCTGTTCCCCAGCGTCGACACCTGGCAGCTGGTGATCAACACCGCGACCACGATCGTCACCTTCCTGCTGGTCGCCCTGCTGCAGAACACCCAGGCCCGCTCCGACGAGGCGCTGCAGCAGAAGCTCAACGCCATCGCCGAAGGCCTGCACGGACTGATGACCAAGCTCGCCGCCGACTATCCGGGCCTGGACGACGAGCGGACCGAACTCGCCGACGCGGTCGGCCTCGAGGACCGCGAAGGCAGCGGCTGA